The Cryptomeria japonica chromosome 2, Sugi_1.0, whole genome shotgun sequence region ttggtgttggaaaagtgcaacaacaaaatatctctcgcaagagggaagtagtggtagatactcatactattcaaaatcatatatcaagtgccactgccgctacaaaactatcatttgtagcttcagaacagacccctcaaaagactagaaaaactacacatgcaagtgacagCGGGACATGATCAGTTTtggttgttggtactcctcataatgcattagttaaaaccacaggcatagGTGGAATTGGAGCCTCTGCTATTTtgcctttcaaacattcaattgcttcagcaagcccatatTTTCAATTACGTGATtattatgaaaaatttgaacacacaacaaatgcaaataaagagaaaaagagagcattgcagagggttgccctgactgaagttttagaggaACAATCTGCAacgaacagggtatttccaacatatgacccacacaaagatatgatggatttcatggttgttatgcccccaaataaagataaaattccaccacacagtcaaatagatccctctgaatttcaagttagcaccctccaaatggatttttccaaagtacaaaatgtggacaaaattagtgtgtcaaaaaagactAACGAACTGGTAtgcacttcactgctaaaggtggagagagaaaaaataagttggagaaacaaatagaaaagttacaggaagaCATGGCAactgaaaaatcaaagaggaaagcagtagataacaagtgcaatgattaacaaaaaaggataaaaaatttgggctctgcagtagaaattgtagagtaggaaaagatggaggcaGAATTGAAGGAACTAAGGGAAAAATTGGTTGAAAGCggtaaaaaatttgatgatgaaagagccagttcacaaaaattatacaaaatttatgagtttgttgttgccgaaattaaaaaaaattgtgaaattgaaaggTTTTAATCTTTATTGTTGCATTCATGAAGATATTATAAAATTGATTTTAATTAATGTTTCACAACATAGAGTGGGTTTTTAATCAGTGCGCCCCTTTATTCTATAAATTTGAGACTCTATTGCCCCTATTAGATAAAAGCACCCATCTACTTTGTGCTCAACCATCAATTTCACCAACACATTCAAAACAACTAAAATTAATTCTGTTTTTATACTATATTGATCTGGTTATCTTTACATCCATGATTAAATGTGTGTAATATCATTAAGGGTTGTCAAACCAACATCTCCAAATTCTTTACATGGTTGTTCATTTGCTCTATGAAGGTGTAGAGCCCTTGTATTGTCAAACCAAACCAACATATAAGCACTTAATGATAGACAAATAGGAGTGTTCTATGCAACGAGTACGGTTTCTTTCAAGGTTTACTTTCACTCCCTATAGTTGGTCCACAGTTGTCCCTGCCTAATCATAAGTTTAAAGATCTTCTGCCTTGAGTTTGATACTTTGTCACTCAAAAATGGCCTAACTTTAGGGATTTGGAAGCATACAACTTTCACTCCCTATAGTTCCATAGTTGTCTCTGTGTAACCATAAGTTAAAAGGTCTTTTCCCTTGAATTTGACACCTTTGTCACCCAAAAATCCCTAACTTTAAGGATTTGGAAGCCTACAACTTTGAGGACTAAGAAGGTAAAATATTGTAAATTTGAATGGAGCATGCAGCTAGTTTCTTGGAGACCAAGGTGCATATGAAGGATTGTAAGGACAAAGACCAGAAAGCAATGCAGTATGATTTCATCTATGTTGTGGAACAGCTCTCTAGGCCACATCATGACACAGGCTAAGCATCCAGATTCTTACAGGTTAGTGATACTAAACTACTCATCTTACCTAAATTTCATTATCGGTTTTCTGAGGGATTTTAAACAAAAAAGTTGTTGGTGTAATAATGAGTTAATTGGTCACCTAAGAGGGTCAGGTTTGATATATGTTATCTACAATTTGTATATGGCATTCTGTAAATATGTTATCTAATATCAAAATAGTTTCGAATTGGGCAGGATAACCATTGTCCTGTTAACTAATATGAGACCCCTTTTACAACTACAATATCAGAAGCACAACAGAATTGTCGGCAAATGAGATCTTCATTGCAGCTTGTGGATACAAGTTCTCTACAAGGGCACCCACACTCCAGATGTCACTTCCAAAGAGTGTCCACTGTCCATTGGCCCAAATTATACATTTTTCTACTTAAGCTGATATCAAGTCATATTTTTTTGCGGGTTTTTCAAATTTAGTTTAATATTACTGAAGAATTATTAATAACATTCAAATTTagatcaaatttcatttcattttcactaGAGGAGCTGCATAAACAAATAACCATTCTATTAATCATACATAAAATACATTACTAAccataccaattttttatcaattcTTCAGTGTCAACATAGAAATTGTGAAATAAGAAAATTGTACAGTATTATGGTCGTATCTTTTTCGTTGATGTTAAAATATAGAGGAATCGAGAAACTTGAAATGAGCAAATTCCAGTTTTTCCCCATATTCCAGGAAGGGGATGAGTTTGATGAGTCATTAATTTCACTTTTACTGTTTTACAAAGGTGAGAACAATGTGAACCTGGAGAGGGAAAGGGTTTTTCGCCTTTTAACCTTTAAATACCTGCTACTCTTTCCAAATCCAATGTCAAATCACGGATTGCACTGGTTCTTCCTAATTCAGTATAAACACCAGTAATGTCTAATCAGATGGATACCAAAATGGTAAAGGTTATAGGGTCTGTTACACTTGTGGATATATTCTTGGAAAGTTCGAATCTCCATCTATCATGTATTTCTAATATGATCAATAAAGTGGAGATGAAGTAGGTACTCCAGTTAGAAATTTGGAGTTATTAAGGGGCAAAAGTTGTAGTTTTGAGGAAAATGCAGCATAGGGGCTGTTATTTTGTATATCTGGAATTCTGTTCTTACCAACTGCTGTGAAGTGTGAATTCATGTGGTTTTCAATGGACTTTTCGCATGGTTACCAGGAGACGTGTTTCCCACCCCCTCAGACATATCTCTAGTAAGGTGGCTAATGCATAGGATGCTTTTGGCTACCGTCTCCTGCCATCTCCGAAGTCTTCTGATCAGAAATTGATGTCTTCTGTCAAAAAACACTGGGGCAAAATGCGGGAAAAGATAAAAAAGGAAGGCAAATAAATAAAATACGCCTGCAGCAAAGTAAAGTCGTAGGGAAATAACTAATAAAGAAACTGTGATGCAGGAAGACAAAAACTTTGAATGCAAAGTTACAGTGATTGGATCTACTGACAGTGTAGACTTTTTGAGAGGGGCATAAACAGTGGTATGACTGATTTCTTTCATTGTAATGGTCTAAAGAAAAATTGCCTTTGCTATTTAGTCGATAATATTGAGTGTGCTCAACCCCTATATTACTGAACCATTTAGACTGGATATGGTACCAAcagtataaaaaaaattaatttcaaattttgttcaactttaaagttaatgttaaactttaccactgttcttgttttcaaagttctatgTCATGATATTTTTTGGAAATTAATAAAATTGACATCTCTAATTACCCCATCTCCTAATTTGAAAAATTAGTTGTACCAAACTCCGGTGTCTCCAAGTACCCCTATCTCCTGGTAACCTTGACTTTTCTTGCTATGACTTTTCTATGCAGGTTAAGGCCAGACATTAGGCTTTTGTATTTCTATCCTTTTATTATCCTCTGGTATTCCTGTGTATTTATAGAGAAATATTTCTGATCAGCTGAAGTTATCATGTGTAATCCTATTTTAGTTTGTTCTGCTATCTTTTTTCCTGCAGGTTGAGGAAGGCCGAACATTATGCATACTGCATGACATATTGTAAAGTGTTACAGCGAGCTTAAGAATTTAAGAGAGCCAGATAGAACACTGGAGACGAATCTCAACTATAAATAGAAATGAATTATCAAGGAATCCAGATAACATGATAAAACCACTGTAGTGAGATTaacaacaaaagaaaatacaagtttGCAACTGATAGTTTACTCTATTTCGGAGGTTGTAGCTCCAAGAATCCTGGTTGACAGGACAAGAATTTAATAATCTCTGTGCTGGGGTGAATGAGATGCCTGACATTCAAGATGTGCATTTGAAAGTAAGCTAATTATTTAATATAAAAACAACATATGCCCTGTGACAAGCTTATTCTCGTAGTTAAGGTATAATGCTAACAGCAGATTTGTCTAATTCCATCATGCTTAAACCTTACCCCAGTTCCATTACTAAAATTTATATTCTAATTAGGGTAAGCTACAAAACTGAATTCCAAAACCTTTTTCactttaaattttgagaaaatgttTCCTCAGAAAGCCACACAAATCTTGCACTTAAGGGGTACATTTGCAGATCTAGATGATAAAGACCACAAAACATAGACAAAAGCCATGTAGTATTCTAAAGGCGGTAACATCTTATAGAATCTTTTAAAACAAGCATGATCTCCCCTCTTTATACAGAGAAGAACATAACTCAGGCCGTTGCCTCTGAAATTAACAAAACATAGTTCGGTATATCCAAAGTATCCTTTGCACACCCAAGATTCCAAAACCTTGCCCAGCTAGATGACGCAAATGAAACCATTTTCATAGTCTAATAGTTTGTAATGGTCTTATATAGATTTATTAGTTATCCACTGTTGTTACATCTGTAGAAGGCTTCTGGGATTCTAAGTCCACTGTTCCAGAGTGGCTTTACAAATAGTGATTTGCAAACTAGAGACACACATCTAGAAAACAGAGCATGTTTAGCAATTGTTAGCATATGGTTTGGCATTTTCTCACCCTGTTTAGAGAACATTCATATTGAAAAAGCTATGCCACCTGGGTATATATTTATATAACTTCAACTTATTGATTATCACCTTACACCGGTTACTATAGATTCGTTACAGATTCTATAATCTCTGCAGCCATGTAATGCCACAATATTCACATTTGGCAAAATCATGAACAGATGTTAGGACATACCTCAAAAAGAATTGAACAAGAGAGACAACATCATGGTACAAACCTAGACTGCACATCAAAATGCAAAGACAAAACTAATACGATAAGCTTTAGTTACTCAACCGACCAAGAAAACAAAGTATGAAAGACAGTGCACCCCCACCCCCACACAAGAACCCTAAGATGCGCATGAAGACGCCAATAAGGACATTAATCCCGTACATTCTTACTTCCTTTTTCCTTCATCATCAGACAgaaaatcttcatcatcatcatctacaacagaGACTTCCATCCGTGCAGACGCCTGCTTTACCCACTTCACCAATTCCTCAGCATCCTTATTGACCTTGTGCTCTTCCTGCATGGCTTTCTTGAGTTCCTTCTTTTGGTTCTTCAACGAGAAAGATGTCAAATCTGTCAACAACTCTTCATCGGAAAGACAATCCAATTCATCCTGCAAACTGCTCGTATACTTATCCTTCACCACATTTCCTTTAGACATCGATGAACTTTTATCAAAAGACATAAGGTGGGATTTTTGCCCTGAACCAAACCTCGAGCTATCAGAACGCCGGGATTTTTTAGGGCCGAGAGATTTGAGCAGCTTTGTGGGTGACCCACAAAAGCACGACTTGGGAGGAGGGGGGGAGGTCGATCTCGATCGGTGAGAAGGCGAGGCCATGAAAGTTCTTGAAGAATTGCGCTCACTAGGGCTCCAATTCGAACCACCCCGTGCTGTGGAATTGGAGTCACTGGAAAAAGAATCCTGATGTTTTTGGGTTTCTAGACAAGTTGCAGGTGGTCGCAAGTTCGAGCCTCGTGCCCTGAGTTTTGCATACCTGGCTTCCAGTTCTGGGTCGAGCCCACACGCAGTTCCCACTGGATTGGTAGTAATTCTGAGAACTTCCTCGTCAATGATTTGAGAGAGGAGCTCTTCCACTGCACTTTCGTCCACATCTGAAGAAATCGAAGgagagaaaggaaaatgaagatgcTCCATTTGCCTCTACTTCGCTCTTGTTTCGTCACCATTGACTACTGTAATTGTTTCGTGGTAGGTTCGTGAACTCACATTTTACATTTTATTTCTCCAGCTATCTGTTTTCTTGAGTTTGTTGGATTCTCAAACTTCATTTTCTACACGTCGGCTCCATTTCTGTATGTTAGTGACCGTTTGACTAACTAAACCCTTTAAAAGAATGTGGATCCCACCATTGAAAATATTGTCTTAAAGTTTAAAATCTGACGTGGTGAAGTGGGGCCATCCGCCTACCTTAAGATTCTCTTCATAAGCATGGTAACCGTTGTGATAATTTATTCCCTTCTATGTTCTCATTTTATTCGCTCTTAGCACCTCTTAGAACTTATGAAAGGAATCTAATTAAGTATTTATGATTTAGTCAAAGGATCACTATGTTGTCATTGGGTCTTGTAATTAATATTTATGATTTAGTGAGAGGATCACTATGTTGTCATTGGGTCCTTTAATTAATATTTATGATTTAGTCAAAGGATCACTATGTTGTCATTGGGTCCTTGTAATTAATATTTATGATTTAATCAAAGGATCACTATGTTGTCATTAGGTCtttggtctattggtgaagttgaatggttttaAATGAGTCTACCAAGGATCAAGTTTTGTTATGTGCAaaggctccgacatcataagggatgaggctaAGATCGTGCCCTGAGCGAATTTGGTGGATTGAATACCCCTCAATCCTTGGATCTTAGCCGAAGAGATTTAAGTTTCagccagagagttttttagtggcgaatcttcgccaattggcgaattccgcACGAATAGTCTTGGGCACCATCGTGGTCAAATCACCCGAAATTTCGGGGTTAACGACACATTGTAGAAACTGGCTTCGCCAATGACCACACACCATCAacgtgcatgcccataatattcgcCTGGAATCACTCGTACGGGGGTAATAGATCACCTCCGCTATTCGCCAGTAATAGTTaaacgaccacgtacccaggacctaattcgccaatggtaaattacatgttcattgcatgtgtcggccaaattcgccaatatcaaataaaacattataagcattcgaggacccatttcgccccgcttaaattaaatgttcattgcacgcccgcgcaattcgccaaaaatgcaattaaattaaatgtttattggcaattgcgacgccTGGGCtccgcgcaattcgccaaaaatgcaatcatggattgctataaatacactatttcttacactctttcttacaatttgttcgtgtctgattagtaaattgggagctctcggagtctcgagtctcgattcgcattccgcaaattgagttggaaagtcgaagttcattgtagggcggagggccagagttacaatcctgcaacacaggcccaggcattcattcctgattcctgattcagagaattgagaaggcataaaggtgagtaatcatttcttcatacttgatagtattagttttaacttttaattcgtaatgagaggtcaagactcaagatgtcatagtcagacatgggtgagactccttagggtggtgaagggattgggatgccagacaagggtaagactcctcaaagcagtgaaactgaagggattggaaggccatcaaaatgcccaaaagttaaacttaaagatagtaccataaagtctttttttggaattggcaaagtttctggtccatcaacctctgcagttgcagaacccattcacagtagctcaccaccaccagtaccacaaggtgggattgtcattgagttaaatgcatcaaatgaggatgacaatactgacACGACAGAAGacgttctaagggatacacacaatgagataccattggcgaatgcgaatgctagtactgaagatgatgttggtaggaagaaaagaaaaaggaaagtaaaactggggcgagagtgggagatgacaaggagttttaagattgattgggtagcaaagtacccattcattgaactggtcccaaacaatgatgaacaaccaacataatgcaggtgtaagatttgtagctggaaaactaaaagagagaagaagatgcagctaaagcttgacaccatagaaaagcatattggtaaggtttatgaaaaacagatcatagatggaaaggaaacacgagtagtaagatggaaatcaaaggaagaatgtcttcatgttaagtatgtcgcggaatatgaagagcataaccacaaaatgacactgattcgtaatagtggatttggaaatacaatcaaggctgggcttgaacatg contains the following coding sequences:
- the LOC131066774 gene encoding uncharacterized protein LOC131066774 — protein: MEHLHFPFSPSISSDVDESAVEELLSQIIDEEVLRITTNPVGTACGLDPELEARYAKLRARGSNLRPPATCLETQKHQDSFSSDSNSTARGGSNWSPSERNSSRTFMASPSHRSRSTSPPPPKSCFCGSPTKLLKSLGPKKSRRSDSSRFGSGQKSHLMSFDKSSSMSKGNVVKDKYTSSLQDELDCLSDEELLTDLTSFSLKNQKKELKKAMQEEHKVNKDAEELVKWVKQASARMEVSVVDDDDEDFLSDDEGKRK